One Burkholderia sp. WP9 genomic window, TGTTGATCATGTCCCAGGTACGCGCGGCGCGCGCGCTCAATCCCGCTGAGGCGACGGCTGGGGTCGATGAATCGGTTGAAGGTGTGTGCATGGCGTGTATTCCGTTTCAATAGCGCAATTCGATTCAGTTGCCTTCGTTGTGTCGAGGATGCAAGACAGCGTCAGCGGGGCAGGGCGAGCTTGATCAGCGCATCCGGCGTGGCCTGCGCCTTGGGCAGATCGCCGACAATGCGGCCTTCCTTCATCACGATCACACGATCCGCCACGCCGATCACTTCGGCGAGGTCGCTCGACACGACGATCACCGTGCGGCCCGCTTCGGCGAGCCCATACAGCAGCCCGTAAATCTCGCTGCGCGCGCCGACGTCGATGCCGCGCGTGGGTTCGTCCATCAGAAACACGTCGATGTCTTCGGCAAGCCAGCGCGACAGAATCACCTTCTGTTGATTGCCGCCCGAGAGCGTGCCGATCGGCGTGTCGCCATTGCGCGTCTTGATAGCGAGCTTGCCGATGAACTCCCTCGCGGTCTGCGCTTCCTTGCGGCCGTTGAGCACGCTGAAGCGGCTGAAATGGCGGCGGCAACTGATGTTGAGGTTGTCCGATACCGAGGCGATCGAAACGATGCCTTCCTGCTTGCGATCTTCGGGACACAGCGCCACGCCCGCGCGCACCGCGTCGCGCGGTGTGGCAAAGCGCACGCGCTTGCCTTTGAGCGTGATCTCGCCGCCCGCCGGTTTGACCGCGCCATAGATGAGCTTCATCAACTCGGAACGCCCCGCGCCGACGAGCCCGAAGAAGCCGACGATTTCACCTTTGCGCGCCGTGAAAGAAGCTGGTTCGCGCAGACCGCGTCCCATCAGGTTCTTGACATCGAGTTGCACGTCGCCGAGTTCGCGCGAGCGATAACCGTACACGTCGGCGATCGAGCGGCCCACCATGCAGCTGATCAGGCGATCACGATCGAGTCCTTCACCCGCGTCGAAGGTATCGATGCGGCGGCCGTCGCGAAACACCGTCACGCGGTCGCACAGTTCGTACACTTCATCCATCCGGTGCGTGACGTAGATGATCGCGCGGCCTTCGGCCTTCAGCGCACGAATGATCCGGAACAGTTGCGTCGTTTCGCGCGACGACAGAGAACTGGTCGGTTCGTCGAACGCGATCACGCGCGCGTCGCGCATTAGCGCCTTGCCGATTTCGATCATTTGCCGCTGGCCGATTGAAAGATTCTTCACCTGCTGGGACGGGTCGATCTTTTCGCCGAGCCGTTCCAGTTCGCGCATGGCGCGCGCCACCAGCGCTTTTTCGTCCAGCACACCGAAACGATTGGGCAGGGCGCCGAGCATCAGGTTTTCCGCAACCGTCAGTTCGGGGACCAGATGCAGTTCCTGATAGATGATCGCCACGCCCGCGGCAATCGCCGCCTTCGTCGTGACGAACTGCTGTTCAACGCCATCGAGCGACAAGGTGCCCGCCGCGGGTTGATTCACGCCGGACAACACCTTCAGCAACGTCGATTTGCCCGCGCCGTTTTCCCCCATCAAGCCATGCACTTCGCCGCGCCGCACTTCGAGCGACACCTGGTCGAGCGCGAGCACGCCCGGAAAGCGCACGGTGATGCCGTCGAGTCGCAGATACGGCTCGGCCGATAGGCGCGCAGGCAAGGGCGCAGGTGAGGGCGCCGGTTCGCCGGCGTGGGACTCGGTGTGTAAAGACGTCATCGAAAAACCTCAAGCGGAAGAACAACCAGAGCGGACCGCTCTCGCTTGAGCGAGGGACGGCCCGCGGCGTGCAGACTCGAATACCGCTTAAATGCCGAGTTCTTTACGCACGTCCTGCCAGTTGCCGCGCACCATCAGCTTGCCGGTGGTCTGTGTATCGGCGGGCGGCTGCTTGCCGTCCTTGATCCACTCGACGAGGTTCTCCGTGCTTTCCTTGCCATGCATCGTCGAACTCACGGCAATCGTGCCGTAGAAGCCCGTCGGCTCCTTCTTCTGGAATTCGGCGAATGCTTCACCCGCGCCGTTGATGCCGACGCCGATCACGTCCGCCGCCGGAATATGCAACTGCTCGGTCGCGCGTACGCCGCCCAGCACGCTTTCCTCGTTGAGCGCGAAGATCACCCACTTCTTGATGTTCGGATGCTGCGCGAGGACCGGCGACGATGCGTTGAAGCCGCCTTCGTCGTCGGTGGTTTTTTGCGGAGCGTCGAAAATGTTCTCCTTCTTGAAGCCGCCGGCGAGGAGCGATTGTGTCGCGCCATCGGTACGCAGTTTCGCGGTCGGCAATTCGTAGTTCGTGATGCGCAGCGCGCCGACTTCTTCCGGCTTCCAGCCGCGGCGCTTCATTTCTTCGGAGATCGCGGTGCCGACCTGATTGCCGATCTTGAACGCGGACATGCCCAGATGCGGCACGTTCGGCAGCGGCTTGCCGGTGGAGTCGACCAGTTGATCGTCGACGGTGACGAACTTCATGTTGTAGCGCTTCGCCCGAGCCTGGATCGCCGGTCCGAGGCGCACGTCGGGCGCGCAGATCACGAAGCCTTTGGCGCCTTGCGCGCCGAGGTTGTCGATCGCGGCCAGCACTTTTTCACCGTCCGGCGTACCGATGTTGACTACCGAAAAGCCGTCCTTCTGGCCGAGCGCGCTCGCGGCCTTCTGTTCGTTGATGAACCACGCCTGCTCCGGCATCTTCACGAGGAAGCCGACCTTGAGCGGCTGATCCGCGTGCGCGGAAAGCTGCGCGGCAAAGGGCGCGGCGAGGGCGGCGGCCGCTACAGCGGATAGCGTCAAACGGCGAAGCTTGCTGGTCATGTCTGTCTCCTGAGGTTGAAAAGCTGCATTGGTTTCGTTTATTTGCAGCGGGTGATGCACGGCGGCGTTAGCCGGGACGTGGATGAACGTGATGGGACGCCACGGCGTAAAGGGATCTCATGAGCATCAGTCCGCTACGTAGGCCGTTTTCACGGCCGTCCAGAAACCCGCGCCGGTAGCGCCATAGGCCGACGCCT contains:
- the araG gene encoding L-arabinose ABC transporter ATP-binding protein AraG — encoded protein: MTSLHTESHAGEPAPSPAPLPARLSAEPYLRLDGITVRFPGVLALDQVSLEVRRGEVHGLMGENGAGKSTLLKVLSGVNQPAAGTLSLDGVEQQFVTTKAAIAAGVAIIYQELHLVPELTVAENLMLGALPNRFGVLDEKALVARAMRELERLGEKIDPSQQVKNLSIGQRQMIEIGKALMRDARVIAFDEPTSSLSSRETTQLFRIIRALKAEGRAIIYVTHRMDEVYELCDRVTVFRDGRRIDTFDAGEGLDRDRLISCMVGRSIADVYGYRSRELGDVQLDVKNLMGRGLREPASFTARKGEIVGFFGLVGAGRSELMKLIYGAVKPAGGEITLKGKRVRFATPRDAVRAGVALCPEDRKQEGIVSIASVSDNLNISCRRHFSRFSVLNGRKEAQTAREFIGKLAIKTRNGDTPIGTLSGGNQQKVILSRWLAEDIDVFLMDEPTRGIDVGARSEIYGLLYGLAEAGRTVIVVSSDLAEVIGVADRVIVMKEGRIVGDLPKAQATPDALIKLALPR
- a CDS encoding arabinose ABC transporter substrate-binding protein, producing MTSKLRRLTLSAVAAAALAAPFAAQLSAHADQPLKVGFLVKMPEQAWFINEQKAASALGQKDGFSVVNIGTPDGEKVLAAIDNLGAQGAKGFVICAPDVRLGPAIQARAKRYNMKFVTVDDQLVDSTGKPLPNVPHLGMSAFKIGNQVGTAISEEMKRRGWKPEEVGALRITNYELPTAKLRTDGATQSLLAGGFKKENIFDAPQKTTDDEGGFNASSPVLAQHPNIKKWVIFALNEESVLGGVRATEQLHIPAADVIGVGINGAGEAFAEFQKKEPTGFYGTIAVSSTMHGKESTENLVEWIKDGKQPPADTQTTGKLMVRGNWQDVRKELGI